One genomic window of Punica granatum isolate Tunisia-2019 chromosome 1, ASM765513v2, whole genome shotgun sequence includes the following:
- the LOC116206784 gene encoding uncharacterized protein LOC116206784, with protein MWRWMNRSEKLSGPRLNYSTYDKESYALTQASETLRYYLLPKEFVIHTDHESLRHLKGKMKLNWRHAKRMEFLEDLYKDDLQFAKIYKECPQGANEGYFQHKGYLFRSGRLCFPLIPFVSCWIMKLIMEVPQRGVSLAKRRRTKKRRRDYTCHCPFQITHGSMYFILDLPRTQRGKELVIVVMNHFSKTSHFIPCRRTDDTSNVADLLFKEIVRLHGVPLSIVSDHDAKFLSYFWKTLWRKLGTKLLFGMTCLSQTDGQIEVVNRSLSTLLRTGVNKNLKNWDECLAYVEFAYNRCVHRTTGHSPFEVVCGFNPTTSLDLVPLPVGERGCWMDPRRPS; from the exons TGAGAAGTTGAGTGGTCCTCGCCTCAACTACTCGACTTACGACAAAGAATCCTATGCGTTGACTCAGGCATCAGAGACCTTGCGTTATTATTTACTGCCCAAGGAGTTCGTGattcacaccgatcatgagtcaCTTAGGCATTTGAAGGGGAAAATGAAGCTAAATTGGAGGCATGCCAAGAGGATGGAGTTTTTGGAG GATTTATACAAAGATGACCTGCAGTTTGCAAAGATATATAAAGAATGCCCACAAGGTGCAAATGAGGGTTATTTTCAGCACAAGGGGTATCTCTTCCGTTCTGGCCGACTGTGCTTCCCTCTAATTCCATTCGTGAGCTGTTGGATCATGAAGCTCATAATGGAGGTCCCGCAG AGAGGTGTGTCACTTGCAAAAAGGCGAAGAACCAAGAAAAGGCGCAGGGATTATACATGCCACTGCCCGTTCCAGATCACGCATGGAAGCATGTACTTTATTCTTGACTTGCCGAGGACTCAGAGGGGAAAGGAATTGGTGATAGTGGTCATGAATCATTTTTCTAAAACGTCACACTTCATCCCATGCCGCAGGACAGACGACACAAGCAATGTAGCTGATCTGCTCTTCAAGGAGATCGTTCGCTTGCACGGGGTACCATTAAGTATTGTCTCTGACCatgatgctaagttcttgagttATTTCTGGAAGACCTTATGGAGGAAGCTGGGAACCAAGCTGCTATTCGGCATGACCTGCCTCTCACAAACTGATGGCCAAATCGAAGTGGTAAATCGATCCCTTTCAACTTTGCTTCGAACAGGGGTTAATAAGAACTTGAAGAACTGGGATGAATGCCTAGCTTACGtggagtttgcttataaccgCTGTGTTCACCGCACAACAGGGCACTCACCCTTCGAGGTGGTATGTGGTTTCAATCCAACCACTTCGTTGGACTTGGTACCACTTCCAGTTGGCGAAAGGGGTTGTTGGATGGATCCAAGAAGGCCGAGCTAG
- the LOC116192030 gene encoding oxysterol-binding protein-related protein 2A isoform X2 gives MLSEFSEIQGQLNALCEERSNLLDTLRQFEAANLEAEASGVHDGDQYLLTKHGFPGIGHGKYSECSTTASSDDIEKQEPEVSDEEETYFFDTKEHFTEPAGNCGDVTRNENDANGNKAIQIQRNNAEKMKNVKGICDTGILAFERRKKLPDPLEKEKGVSLWSMIKDNVGKDLTRVCLPVYFNEPISSLQKCFEDLEYSDLLDQAYEDGKAGDSLLRALKVAAFAVSGYASSKGRHCKPFNPLLGETYEADFPEKGVRFFSEKVSHHPTVIACHCEGRGWKFWADSNLRTKFWGQSIQLDPVGDLTLEFDDGEIFQWSKVTTTIYNLILGKLYCDHHGTMHIRGNRQYSCKIKFKEPSILDRNPHQVHGFVEDATGRKFATLFGKWDESVYYMNGEVNSRPKDLSASSNASLLWKSNRPPPNLTRYNLTSFAITLNELTPGLQEKLPPTDSRLRPDQRHLENGEYEKANVEKQRLEKRQRMSRKLQESGWKPRWFQRDGENGPYQFIGGYWEARAQRNWDGCLDIFGEFTVDISDTTEGS, from the exons ATGCTCTCTGAGTTTTCTGAAATTCAAGGACAACTAAATGCGCTTTGTGAAGAACGGTCGAATTTGCTTGATACATTGAGGCAGTTTGAG GCAGCTAACCTTGAAGCTGAAGCCTCAGGGGTTCATGATGGTGATCAATACTTGTTGACGAAACATGGATTTCCTGGTATTGGGCATGGAAAATATAGTG AATGCAGCACCACTGCATCATCAGATGATATAGAGAAGCAAGAACCTGAAGTTTCAGATGAAGAGGAAACATACTTCTTTGACACAAAGGAGCATTTTACTGAACCTGCTGGAAATTGTGGGGATGTAAcaagaaatgaaaatgatgCGAACGGGAATAAGGCCATTCAGATTCAGCGCAATAATgcggagaagatgaagaatgTGAAAGGAATTTGTGATACAGGAATTCTGGCATTTGAGAGGCGGAAAAAGCTTCCTGACCCACTCGAGAAAGAGAAAGGGGTCAGTCTATGGTCAATGATCAAAGACAACGTAGGGAAAGACCTCACACGAGTTTGTCTCCCCGTTTACTTCAATGAGCCTATTTCATCCCTTCAGAAATGTTTCGAGGATCTCGAGTATTCCGATCTATTAGATCAAGCATATGAGGATGGGAAAGCG GGCGACAGTCTCCTCAGGGCTCTGAAAGTTGCTGCCTTTGCTGTTTCTGGTTATGCATCTTCGAAAGGTCGACATTGCAAACCCTTCAATCCTTTACTTGGGGAAACTTATGAGGCTGACTTTCCTGAGAAAGGGGTGCGATTCTTTTCTGAAAAG GTTAGCCACCATCCTACAGTCATTGCCTGTCACTGTGAAGGCAGAGGATGGAAATTCTGGGCGGACAGCAACTTGCGGACAAAATTTTGGGGCCAATCTATCCAACTTGACCCTGTGGGAGACTTGACCCTTGAGTTTGATGATGGTGAGATCTTCCAATGGAGTAAG GTTACAACTACTATTTACAATCTCATTCTTGGAAAATTATATTGCGATCATCATGGAACAATGCATATACGTGGTAACCGCCAATATTCATGCAAGATCAAGTTCAAGGAGCCATCTATTCTTGATCGAAATCCTCACCAG GTTCATGGATTTGTTGAAGATGCTACAGGCAGGAAATTTGCAACCTTGTTTGGGAAATGGGATGAGTCTGTATATTATATGAATGGAGAAGTAAATAGCAGGCCCAAGGATTTAAGTGCCTCATCTAACGCATCCTTACTATGGAAAAGCAACAGACCGCCTCCTAATCTCACTCGGTACAACTTGACTTCATTTGCCATTACATTAAACGAGTTGACACCGGGACTGCAG GAGAAACTTCCACCCACGGATTCCCGACTCAGACCGGACCAACGGCACCTGGAGAATGGGGAATATGAAAAGGCGAATGTTGAGAAACAACGATTGGAGAAGAGGCAGAGAATG TCAAGGAAATTACAAGAGAGCGGGTGGAAGCCCAGATGGTTCCAAAGAGATGGCGAAAATGGACCTTACCAGTTCATTGGTGGTTATTGGGAAGCACGTGCACAAAGAAACTGGGATGGATGCCTCGACATATTTGGGGAATTTACTGTAGATATATCTGATACAACTGAAGGGTCTTGA